Proteins from one Arthrobacter sp. DNA4 genomic window:
- a CDS encoding MBL fold metallo-hydrolase, producing the protein MAVTIENLVTSGTFSLDGGTWDVDNNVWIVGNDEECVIIDAPHDAAAIINQVRSRKVKAILLTHAHNDHIGAAREVADALGAPILLNQEDLVLWEQVYPDAKPDRYHSDGDVFEVGGATLKAIHTPGHSPGSTCFYLESEGTVFTGDTLFNGGPGATGRSYSDYPTILKSIRERLLTLPAQTVVRTGHGDNTTIAAEQETLAKVSQ; encoded by the coding sequence ATGGCCGTCACCATTGAGAACCTGGTCACCTCGGGCACGTTCTCGCTCGACGGCGGCACCTGGGATGTGGACAACAACGTCTGGATCGTGGGCAACGACGAGGAATGCGTCATCATCGACGCTCCCCACGACGCCGCCGCGATCATCAACCAGGTCCGCAGCCGCAAGGTCAAGGCCATCCTGCTGACCCACGCGCACAACGACCACATCGGTGCCGCCCGGGAGGTTGCAGACGCGTTGGGAGCACCGATCCTCCTGAACCAGGAGGACCTGGTGCTGTGGGAGCAGGTCTACCCTGACGCTAAGCCGGACCGCTACCACTCCGACGGGGACGTGTTCGAGGTGGGCGGGGCAACGTTGAAGGCGATCCACACGCCCGGCCATTCCCCGGGGTCCACCTGCTTCTACCTCGAAAGCGAAGGGACCGTGTTCACCGGGGACACGCTGTTCAACGGCGGTCCGGGTGCCACTGGCCGGTCCTACAGCGACTACCCCACCATCCTGAAGTCCATCCGCGAACGCCTGCTGACGCTCCCGGCTCAGACCGTGGTCCGCACCGGCCACGGCGACAACACCACCATCGCCGCGGAGCAGGAAACGCTGGCGAAGGTTTCCCAGTAG
- the purF gene encoding amidophosphoribosyltransferase, with protein sequence MARGDGKLSHDLLPGEKGPQDACGVFGVWAPGEEVAKLTYYGLYALQHRGQESAGIATSDGKRINVYKDMGLVSQVFDETTLNTLTGHLAVGHCRYSTTGASHWANAQPTLGATSTGTVALAHNGNLTNTAELNAMITERNGGQLTGEMKQGNTSDTALVTALLEGEPGKSLEETATELLPKIKGGFCFVFMDEGTLYAARDTFGIRPLVLGRLERGWVVASEQSALATVGASFIREIEPGEFIAIDEEGVRSKKFAEPTPAGCVFEYVYLARPDAAIAGRSVYESRVEMGRQLARENTHEADIVIPVPESGTPAAVGYAEESGIPFAHGFVKNSYVGRTFIQPSQTLRQLGIRLKLNALESVIRGKRVVVVDDSIVRGNTQRAIVRMLREAGAAAVHVKISSPPVQWPCFYGIDFASRAELIANGATIEEISQAIGADSLAYISEDGMIGATRQPRERLCTACFTGKYPIKLPDADKLGKNLLERTDLGGLKPSPAALPGETAALAVDATEDPAEKAGATGCDPGPDSEFENLLTEADLVPDVHAATSADKKDSV encoded by the coding sequence GTGGCACGCGGCGATGGCAAACTTTCCCATGATCTTCTTCCCGGCGAAAAAGGACCCCAGGATGCCTGTGGCGTCTTTGGTGTTTGGGCGCCCGGTGAAGAAGTAGCAAAACTTACCTATTACGGGCTGTATGCACTGCAGCACCGCGGTCAGGAGTCGGCTGGTATAGCCACCAGCGACGGCAAGCGGATCAACGTCTACAAGGACATGGGCCTCGTATCCCAGGTCTTCGACGAGACCACGCTGAACACCCTGACCGGGCATCTGGCCGTGGGCCATTGCCGCTACTCCACCACCGGCGCCAGCCACTGGGCCAACGCGCAGCCCACCCTGGGCGCTACCTCCACCGGCACGGTTGCCCTGGCGCACAACGGCAACCTGACGAACACCGCCGAACTCAACGCCATGATCACGGAGCGCAACGGCGGGCAGCTCACCGGCGAGATGAAGCAGGGCAACACCTCGGACACCGCGCTGGTCACCGCCCTGCTGGAAGGCGAGCCGGGCAAAAGCCTGGAAGAGACCGCCACCGAGCTTCTGCCCAAGATCAAGGGCGGCTTCTGCTTCGTCTTCATGGACGAAGGAACCCTCTACGCAGCCCGCGACACCTTCGGCATCCGCCCGCTGGTCCTGGGCCGCCTGGAACGCGGCTGGGTTGTCGCCTCCGAACAGTCCGCACTGGCCACCGTGGGTGCCAGCTTCATCCGCGAGATCGAGCCCGGCGAGTTCATCGCCATTGACGAAGAAGGCGTGCGGTCCAAGAAGTTCGCAGAGCCGACGCCGGCCGGTTGCGTTTTCGAGTACGTCTACCTCGCCCGTCCGGACGCCGCGATCGCCGGCCGTTCCGTCTACGAGTCCCGCGTTGAAATGGGCCGCCAGCTGGCCCGCGAAAACACCCACGAAGCGGACATCGTCATCCCCGTCCCGGAGTCGGGCACCCCTGCAGCCGTGGGTTACGCCGAGGAATCCGGAATTCCGTTCGCGCACGGCTTCGTCAAGAACTCCTACGTGGGCCGTACCTTCATCCAGCCCTCGCAGACCCTCCGCCAGCTGGGCATCCGGCTCAAGCTGAACGCCCTTGAGTCCGTGATCCGCGGCAAGCGCGTCGTGGTGGTGGACGACTCGATCGTCCGCGGCAACACCCAGCGGGCCATCGTCCGGATGCTCCGGGAGGCCGGCGCCGCCGCCGTGCACGTCAAGATCTCCTCCCCGCCCGTGCAGTGGCCCTGCTTCTACGGCATCGACTTCGCCTCCCGCGCCGAGCTGATCGCCAACGGCGCCACCATCGAAGAGATCTCCCAGGCCATCGGCGCCGATTCGCTGGCCTACATCTCCGAGGACGGCATGATCGGCGCCACCCGGCAGCCGCGCGAACGCCTCTGCACCGCCTGCTTCACTGGCAAGTACCCCATCAAGCTTCCGGACGCGGACAAACTGGGCAAGAACCTCCTGGAGCGCACCGACCTGGGCGGCCTCAAGCCCTCCCCCGCGGCCCTTCCCGGCGAAACGGCCGCCCTGGCCGTCGACGCCACCGAGGACCCGGCGGAAAAGGCCGGCGCCACGGGCTGCGATCCCGGCCCCGACTCCGAATTCGAGAACCTGCTGACCGAAGCCGACCTCGTGCCCGACGTACACGCCGCCACCAGCGCCGACAAGAAGGACTCCGTATGA
- a CDS encoding FdhF/YdeP family oxidoreductase — protein sequence MKFGKQPAPVADINEDNLEVHKPKTEAAGVKAVIVALERAVAQAGVTRTAHSLLRLNQRGGFDCPGCAWPESDKKRKTAEFCENGAKAVAEENTVRTVGAEFWAKHSIAELSGKTEYWLGNQGRLSEPMVIRQGDTHYSPISWADAFELIGEHLRATTPDRSVFYTSGRTANETAFLYQLFARSLGTNNLPDCSNMCHESSGSALNPTIGIGKGTVSLDDIHDSELIFVVGQNPGTNHPRMLSALKECKDKGGKVVAVNPLPEAGLFNFRDPQTISGVVGGGTPLADEYLQIKVGGDLALFQALGHLLLAAEEQNPGTVVDHSFIAAQTDGFDAYRDARRTLDWEETEKATGLSRAQIEKVAGMLVASKASIFCWALGVTQQPHSVDTIKEMVNVLLLQGNFGKPGAGACPVRGHSNVQGDRTMGIWEKPSEKLLSAIDAEFGITSPRHHGYDAVESMEAFERDEVDVFVSMGGNFSLACSDTEALEAGMQRIGLTVHISTKPNRSHIVHGRTSLILPTLGRTDKDDKHPKGAQFLSVEDSMSVVHSTQGRLTPVSEHLLAEPVIVARMAEATFGPDHSVDWRGMAEDYDVIRDHIARVLPGFEDFNARVRTKNGFVLPNPPRDTRSFATDIGRGRFTVSPLEYLTPPPGHLVLQTIRSHDQYNTTFYGLDDRYRGISGGRRVILIHPDDLAEAGFQDWDLVDVVSTFQGVDRRADKFRLVAYPTARGCAAAYFPEANALVHKENVARVSNTPGFKAMFVRFEPHKGGVGVAEESAGALAGTHA from the coding sequence ATGAAGTTCGGCAAGCAGCCTGCCCCCGTCGCGGACATCAATGAGGACAACCTCGAAGTCCACAAGCCCAAGACCGAGGCCGCCGGCGTCAAGGCCGTCATAGTGGCCCTGGAGCGGGCGGTGGCGCAGGCAGGCGTGACCCGGACGGCACATTCCCTGCTCCGGCTGAACCAGCGCGGCGGGTTCGACTGCCCGGGCTGCGCGTGGCCGGAGTCGGACAAGAAGCGCAAGACTGCCGAGTTCTGCGAAAACGGTGCCAAGGCCGTGGCCGAGGAGAACACCGTGCGGACCGTGGGCGCGGAGTTCTGGGCCAAGCACTCCATTGCCGAACTCTCAGGGAAGACCGAGTACTGGCTGGGGAACCAGGGACGGCTCAGTGAACCGATGGTAATCCGCCAGGGTGACACGCACTATTCACCGATCTCCTGGGCCGATGCGTTCGAGCTGATCGGGGAGCACCTCCGGGCGACCACCCCGGACCGCAGCGTCTTCTACACCTCCGGGCGCACCGCGAACGAGACCGCGTTCCTGTACCAGCTGTTCGCACGGTCACTGGGCACCAACAACCTGCCGGACTGCTCCAACATGTGCCACGAGTCCTCCGGATCGGCGCTGAACCCGACCATCGGCATCGGCAAGGGCACCGTGTCCCTCGACGACATCCACGACTCCGAACTGATCTTTGTCGTCGGTCAAAACCCTGGCACCAACCACCCGCGCATGCTCTCTGCACTGAAGGAGTGCAAGGACAAGGGCGGGAAGGTGGTGGCCGTGAACCCGCTGCCCGAGGCCGGACTGTTCAACTTCCGCGACCCGCAGACCATCTCGGGCGTGGTGGGCGGCGGCACCCCGCTCGCCGACGAATACCTGCAGATCAAGGTGGGCGGCGACCTGGCGCTGTTCCAGGCGCTGGGCCACCTGCTCCTGGCGGCTGAGGAACAAAACCCGGGAACCGTCGTCGACCATTCCTTCATTGCCGCGCAGACGGACGGGTTCGACGCCTACCGCGACGCCCGCCGCACCCTCGACTGGGAGGAGACCGAGAAGGCAACGGGCCTGTCCCGCGCACAGATCGAGAAGGTGGCAGGGATGCTGGTGGCGTCCAAGGCCTCGATCTTCTGCTGGGCGCTGGGCGTGACGCAGCAGCCGCACTCGGTGGACACCATCAAAGAGATGGTCAACGTCCTGCTGCTCCAAGGCAACTTCGGCAAACCCGGTGCCGGCGCCTGCCCCGTCCGCGGGCACTCCAACGTCCAGGGCGACCGGACCATGGGAATCTGGGAAAAGCCCAGCGAAAAACTTCTCTCTGCCATCGACGCCGAGTTCGGGATCACGTCCCCGCGGCACCATGGCTACGACGCCGTGGAATCAATGGAGGCCTTCGAACGCGACGAGGTGGACGTGTTCGTGTCCATGGGCGGCAATTTCTCGCTGGCGTGCTCGGACACGGAAGCGTTGGAGGCGGGGATGCAGCGGATCGGGCTGACCGTGCACATTTCCACCAAGCCCAACCGCTCGCACATCGTGCACGGCCGCACCTCGCTGATCCTGCCCACGCTGGGCCGCACGGACAAGGACGACAAGCATCCCAAGGGCGCCCAGTTCTTGTCCGTGGAAGACTCCATGTCCGTGGTCCACTCCACCCAGGGGCGGCTGACCCCGGTCTCCGAGCACCTGCTCGCCGAGCCCGTGATCGTGGCCCGGATGGCGGAGGCGACGTTCGGCCCGGACCACTCGGTGGACTGGCGGGGCATGGCCGAGGATTACGACGTGATCCGCGACCACATCGCCCGCGTCCTGCCGGGGTTCGAGGACTTCAACGCCCGGGTGCGGACGAAGAACGGGTTCGTGCTGCCCAACCCGCCGCGCGACACGCGCTCCTTCGCCACCGACATCGGCCGGGGCCGGTTCACCGTCAGCCCGCTGGAATACCTCACCCCGCCGCCGGGGCACCTGGTTCTCCAGACCATCCGCAGCCACGACCAGTACAACACCACGTTCTACGGCCTGGACGACCGCTACCGCGGCATCTCCGGCGGCCGCCGCGTGATCCTGATCCACCCGGATGACCTCGCCGAAGCCGGTTTCCAGGACTGGGACCTCGTGGACGTGGTCAGCACCTTCCAGGGCGTCGACCGCCGCGCGGACAAGTTCCGCCTGGTGGCCTACCCCACGGCCAGGGGCTGCGCCGCCGCCTACTTCCCCGAGGCCAACGCCCTGGTCCACAAGGAAAACGTCGCCCGCGTATCCAACACCCCGGGCTTCAAGGCCATGTTCGTCCGCTTCGAACCCCACAAGGGCGGGGTGGGCGTGGCTGAAGAGTCCGCGGGGGCGCTGGCCGGAACACACGCTTAG
- the purM gene encoding phosphoribosylformylglycinamidine cyclo-ligase, producing the protein MTSASPAADNAGITYASAGVDVEAGDRAVELMKDAVKATHNSSVIGGVGGFAGLYDVSKLLTYKKPLLATSTDGVGTKVAIAQAMDIHDTIGFDLVGMVVDDIVVVGAEPLYMTDYIACGKVVPERIAGIVRGIAAACSVAGTALVGGETAEHPGLLGEHEYDVAGAATGVVEADALLGPDRVRAGDVVIGMASSGLHSNGYSLVRRVINHAGWALDRQVSELGRTLGEELLEPTRVYAADCLDLARAFPVSAGAAVHGFSHVTGGGLAANLARVLPQGLVATVDRATWELPAIFKLVSELGNVPLADLERTLNLGVGMVAIVSPEAADAAVARLNERGLPSWIMGTVTEDSDSILKSGPDYVQGAKGVDGGAVRLVNAYA; encoded by the coding sequence ATGACCTCCGCCAGCCCCGCCGCAGACAACGCCGGCATCACCTACGCGTCCGCGGGCGTGGACGTCGAAGCCGGGGACCGCGCCGTCGAGCTCATGAAGGATGCCGTGAAGGCAACCCACAACTCCTCGGTGATCGGCGGGGTGGGCGGCTTCGCCGGCCTCTACGATGTCTCCAAACTGCTGACCTACAAGAAGCCGCTGCTGGCCACCTCCACGGACGGCGTCGGCACCAAGGTAGCCATCGCCCAGGCCATGGACATCCACGACACCATCGGGTTCGACCTGGTGGGCATGGTGGTGGACGACATCGTGGTGGTGGGTGCCGAACCCCTGTACATGACCGATTACATCGCCTGCGGCAAAGTGGTCCCCGAGCGCATCGCCGGCATCGTCCGTGGCATCGCGGCAGCCTGCTCCGTGGCCGGCACCGCCCTGGTGGGCGGCGAGACCGCCGAACACCCCGGCCTGCTGGGTGAACACGAATACGACGTCGCCGGTGCAGCCACCGGCGTCGTGGAAGCCGATGCACTGCTGGGGCCGGACCGCGTCCGCGCCGGCGACGTCGTGATCGGCATGGCCTCCTCCGGCCTCCACTCCAACGGCTACTCCCTGGTCCGCCGCGTCATCAACCACGCCGGCTGGGCCCTGGACCGCCAGGTCTCCGAACTGGGCCGCACCCTGGGCGAGGAACTCCTGGAACCCACGCGCGTCTACGCCGCCGACTGCCTGGACCTGGCCCGCGCCTTCCCGGTCAGCGCCGGCGCGGCCGTCCACGGTTTCAGCCACGTCACCGGCGGTGGCCTTGCTGCCAACCTGGCCCGCGTCCTGCCGCAGGGCCTGGTGGCCACGGTTGACCGTGCCACGTGGGAACTGCCCGCCATCTTCAAACTGGTGTCCGAACTGGGCAACGTTCCGCTGGCCGACCTGGAACGCACGCTGAACCTTGGCGTGGGCATGGTGGCCATCGTGTCCCCCGAAGCCGCGGATGCCGCCGTCGCACGCCTGAACGAACGGGGCCTGCCGTCCTGGATCATGGGCACGGTCACCGAGGACTCAGACTCCATCCTCAAGTCCGGACCTGACTACGTCCAGGGCGCCAAGGGCGTGGACGGCGGCGCTGTCCGCCTGGTGAACGCCTACGCCTAA
- a CDS encoding S-(hydroxymethyl)mycothiol dehydrogenase, which produces MVHKVQAVVVREKNAPVSLETILVPDPGPGEALVDILTCGVCHTDLHYKQGGIGDDFPYLLGHEATGVVSAVGPDVTSVAPGDRVILNWRAVCGECRACAKGQPQYCFNTHNATQKMTLEDGTVLSPALGIGAFAEKTLVAAGQCTKVDPDVDAAAVGLLGCGIMAGIGAAINTGEVKRGESVAVIGCGGVGIAAVAGAKLAGATTIIAVDIDDNKIGMAKSLGATHGVNSKQEDAVEAIRALTGGHGADVVIDAVGRPETYKQAFYARDLAYRVVLVGVPTPEMTLELPLLDVFGRGGSLKSSWYGDCLPSRDFPMLVSHYKQGNLDLDAFVSERITIDQVEEAFGKMHEGKVLRSVVEVSPVQI; this is translated from the coding sequence ATGGTCCATAAAGTTCAAGCCGTCGTTGTCCGGGAGAAGAACGCCCCGGTGTCGCTGGAGACCATCCTGGTGCCGGATCCGGGCCCGGGGGAGGCCCTGGTGGACATCCTGACCTGCGGTGTCTGCCACACGGACCTGCACTACAAGCAGGGCGGCATCGGCGATGATTTCCCGTACCTGCTGGGCCATGAGGCCACCGGCGTTGTCTCTGCAGTTGGTCCGGACGTGACGTCCGTGGCCCCCGGGGACCGCGTCATCCTGAACTGGCGCGCCGTGTGCGGCGAGTGCCGGGCGTGCGCCAAGGGCCAGCCGCAGTACTGCTTCAACACCCACAACGCCACCCAGAAAATGACCCTTGAGGACGGCACGGTCCTCTCTCCCGCCCTGGGCATCGGTGCCTTCGCTGAAAAGACGCTGGTCGCCGCGGGGCAGTGCACCAAAGTGGACCCCGACGTCGACGCGGCCGCGGTGGGCCTGCTGGGATGCGGCATCATGGCCGGCATCGGTGCCGCGATCAACACCGGCGAGGTCAAGCGCGGCGAGTCCGTGGCAGTGATCGGCTGCGGCGGCGTGGGCATCGCCGCGGTCGCCGGCGCGAAGTTGGCGGGTGCGACGACGATCATCGCCGTTGACATCGACGACAACAAAATTGGGATGGCCAAGTCCCTCGGCGCCACCCATGGCGTGAACTCCAAGCAGGAGGACGCGGTGGAGGCCATCCGTGCCCTGACCGGGGGCCACGGGGCGGATGTGGTGATTGACGCCGTCGGCCGTCCGGAAACGTACAAGCAGGCGTTCTACGCGCGCGATCTTGCTTACCGCGTGGTTCTGGTGGGTGTGCCGACGCCGGAGATGACGCTGGAACTGCCGCTGCTGGACGTGTTTGGCCGCGGCGGATCGCTGAAGTCCTCCTGGTACGGCGACTGCCTGCCCTCCCGGGACTTCCCCATGCTCGTCTCGCACTACAAGCAGGGCAACCTGGACCTGGACGCGTTCGTCTCCGAACGCATCACCATCGACCAGGTGGAGGAAGCCTTCGGCAAAATGCACGAAGGCAAGGTCCTGCGTTCCGTAGTTGAAGTCAGCCCGGTGCAGATCTGA
- a CDS encoding FAD-dependent oxidoreductase produces MSASPRVVIIGAGIVGTNLADELASRGWSDITVVEQGPLELAGGSTSHAPGLVFQNNPSRTMTEFATYTVNKLLALGKDGESCFNQVGGLELATTPERLADLKRKMGLMTSWGVESRIVDADECEKIYPLLNTGKLTGGREVLGGLLIPTDGIALAARAVQLLIERTRELGVTYLGSTTVTGIAREGSKVTGVETSSGVIPADIVVSCAGFWGRELGRMVGLEVPLLPLAHQYVVTTPLAELEGVNELPKGASKPILRYQDKDLYYREWGDRIGIGSYAHRPMPVDMSALPKVSAEDMSHHRMPSRLDFTLEDFVPAWEDSQDLLPALRSTEIQDGFNGIFSFTPDGGPLMGEAPDLEGFFVAEAVWVTHSAGVAKAMAELIIDGQPQTDLHGCELTRFEKVQTSDAYVSETSQQNFVEIYDVMHPLQPRESPRDLRVSPFNVRQKELGAFFLESAAWERPHWFEANRGLLEELPAEWQAPERDEWSAMFHSPISAAEAWKTRTAVGLFDMTPLKRLSVVGPGAQALLHRLSTGNIAKKPGAVTYCLLLADDGGIRSDVTVARLAEEEFQLGVNSNVDLDYLRVEARRQSAANPSQWAHVTDITGSTCCIGLWGPLAREVIGKVSTDDLTNDGLKYFRTKEISVGGIPVTAMRLSYVGELGWELYTTAEYGLKLWDLLFEAGREHGIIAAGRGAFNSMRLEKGYRLWGTDMTSEHHPYQAGLGFSVAKDKTGFVGAEALAVRKEQPAAKTLRCLTVDDGTSVVLGKEPVYVAGEAVGYVTSAAYGYTVRKPIAYAWLPSSVTEGDSVEIEYFGRRVAATVTAEPLFDPAMERLRG; encoded by the coding sequence ATGAGCGCATCACCCCGTGTCGTCATCATCGGAGCCGGCATCGTCGGCACCAACCTCGCCGACGAGCTGGCAAGCCGCGGCTGGAGCGACATCACCGTCGTCGAGCAGGGTCCGCTGGAGCTCGCAGGCGGCTCCACGTCGCACGCCCCGGGTCTCGTGTTCCAAAACAATCCGTCCAGGACCATGACGGAATTCGCCACGTACACCGTCAACAAGCTCCTCGCCCTGGGCAAGGACGGGGAGTCCTGCTTCAACCAGGTGGGCGGCCTGGAACTGGCCACCACCCCCGAGCGCCTGGCCGACCTCAAGCGCAAGATGGGCCTGATGACCTCCTGGGGCGTCGAAAGCCGGATCGTGGACGCCGACGAATGCGAAAAGATCTACCCGCTGCTGAACACCGGCAAGCTTACGGGCGGCCGCGAGGTCCTGGGCGGCCTGCTTATCCCCACCGACGGTATCGCCCTGGCGGCCCGGGCCGTACAGCTGCTGATCGAGCGGACGCGCGAACTCGGTGTCACCTACCTCGGCTCCACCACCGTCACCGGCATCGCACGGGAGGGCAGCAAGGTCACCGGCGTCGAGACCTCCTCCGGTGTGATCCCAGCCGACATCGTGGTGTCCTGCGCAGGGTTCTGGGGCCGTGAGCTCGGCCGGATGGTGGGCCTGGAGGTGCCGCTGCTGCCGCTGGCCCACCAGTACGTGGTCACCACGCCCCTTGCCGAACTTGAGGGCGTCAACGAGCTTCCGAAGGGTGCCAGCAAGCCGATTCTGCGCTACCAGGACAAGGACCTGTACTACCGCGAATGGGGCGACCGCATCGGCATCGGCAGCTACGCCCACCGCCCGATGCCCGTGGACATGTCCGCACTCCCGAAGGTCTCAGCCGAGGACATGTCCCACCACCGGATGCCCTCCCGCCTGGACTTCACCCTCGAAGACTTCGTTCCCGCATGGGAGGACAGCCAGGACCTGCTGCCCGCGCTGCGCAGCACCGAAATCCAGGACGGTTTCAACGGCATCTTCTCCTTCACCCCGGACGGCGGCCCGCTCATGGGCGAAGCACCGGACCTGGAGGGCTTCTTCGTGGCCGAGGCCGTCTGGGTCACGCACTCGGCCGGCGTTGCCAAGGCCATGGCAGAGCTGATCATCGACGGCCAGCCGCAGACCGACCTGCACGGCTGCGAATTGACCCGTTTCGAGAAGGTGCAGACCTCTGACGCGTACGTCAGCGAGACCTCACAGCAGAACTTCGTGGAAATCTACGATGTCATGCACCCGCTGCAGCCCCGCGAATCACCGCGGGACCTGCGCGTCAGCCCGTTCAACGTCCGCCAGAAGGAACTCGGGGCTTTCTTCCTGGAGTCCGCCGCCTGGGAGCGCCCGCACTGGTTTGAAGCCAACCGCGGGCTCCTTGAGGAGCTTCCGGCCGAGTGGCAGGCCCCGGAGCGGGACGAATGGTCCGCCATGTTCCACTCCCCCATCTCCGCCGCCGAAGCGTGGAAGACGCGCACCGCCGTCGGACTTTTCGACATGACGCCGCTGAAGCGGCTCTCCGTGGTGGGCCCGGGCGCGCAGGCGCTGCTGCACCGGCTCAGCACGGGCAACATCGCCAAGAAGCCAGGTGCCGTGACGTACTGCCTGCTGCTGGCGGACGACGGCGGCATCCGCAGCGACGTGACCGTGGCCAGGCTCGCTGAGGAAGAGTTCCAGCTGGGCGTTAACAGCAACGTGGACTTGGATTACCTCCGGGTGGAGGCCCGCCGGCAGTCAGCGGCCAATCCCTCGCAGTGGGCGCACGTCACTGACATCACCGGCAGCACCTGCTGCATCGGTCTGTGGGGCCCGCTGGCACGCGAGGTCATCGGCAAGGTCAGCACGGACGACCTCACCAACGACGGCCTGAAGTACTTCCGGACCAAGGAGATTTCGGTGGGCGGCATCCCTGTCACCGCGATGCGGCTCTCCTACGTAGGCGAACTCGGCTGGGAGCTCTACACCACCGCCGAGTACGGGCTGAAGCTGTGGGACCTGCTGTTCGAGGCCGGCCGGGAGCACGGCATCATCGCTGCCGGTCGCGGCGCCTTCAACAGCATGCGCCTGGAGAAGGGCTATCGGCTGTGGGGCACGGACATGACGTCCGAGCACCACCCGTACCAGGCCGGCCTGGGCTTCTCCGTGGCCAAGGACAAGACCGGGTTCGTGGGTGCCGAGGCGCTGGCGGTCCGCAAGGAACAACCGGCAGCCAAGACGCTGCGCTGCCTGACGGTCGACGACGGCACGTCAGTGGTGCTGGGCAAGGAACCGGTGTACGTGGCAGGGGAAGCCGTTGGGTACGTCACCAGTGCCGCGTACGGCTACACCGTCCGCAAGCCCATCGCCTACGCCTGGCTGCCCTCCTCCGTGACCGAAGGCGACTCCGTGGAGATCGAGTACTTCGGCAGGCGTGTGGCGGCCACGGTCACAGCCGAGCCCCTCTTCGATCCGGCCATGGAGCGGCTCCGCGGCTGA
- a CDS encoding HNH endonuclease signature motif containing protein, translating to MGKAAVVRAFGEIRAALAVLTAEVGAVVDGAGAVPFSAADPLAGLAEGCLDILAGSREVEAGIAAVKARAAVKYAESAAAVAGPDVPVQAQEMAVAAEIGCVLALGPRAAGSFLATSHAVTATLPRTLEALQAGVISWQHAVVMADETACLDAVGAAALEAHFLDPDAPDPARGCPVGQLPAHRFKAKARTWQERHQAGSIEQRHAKGVADRRVEFRPDQDGMAWLSAYLPADQALAGWNRLTATARGMQGPDEGRTMTQLRADTFADAILTNGTPNDSDTPGSDSTSGSFTEGVSAVGDRVQAPIRAQVLVTVPVFSLLGLTDEPAMLDGYGPIPPSMARALVASGAASFYRVLVDPRDGAPLEIGRTSYRVTGAMRAWLRMRDGKCPFPGCSNNSLDNDADHILAWHKGGTTGISNLGQPCPKHHKLRHTTGWKPTPATKIEPPGWTSPTGRHYQSEHQDWEPPRWPNLHNRVQAQEEGSPLGAVPDLVHFQLSPAEDWLDRVLHPPSA from the coding sequence ATGGGGAAGGCAGCGGTGGTGAGGGCTTTTGGGGAGATCCGTGCTGCCCTTGCCGTGCTGACTGCAGAGGTTGGTGCCGTGGTTGATGGGGCCGGTGCAGTGCCTTTTTCTGCGGCTGACCCTCTTGCTGGTTTGGCGGAGGGTTGCCTGGACATTCTGGCCGGGTCCCGGGAGGTGGAGGCCGGGATTGCTGCGGTGAAGGCCAGGGCCGCTGTGAAGTACGCGGAGAGCGCCGCGGCTGTTGCGGGCCCGGATGTTCCGGTGCAGGCACAGGAGATGGCGGTCGCGGCGGAGATCGGGTGTGTGCTGGCTCTGGGTCCGCGGGCGGCGGGTTCGTTCCTGGCCACCTCGCACGCTGTCACGGCGACGTTGCCGCGGACGTTGGAGGCTTTGCAGGCCGGGGTGATCTCCTGGCAGCACGCGGTGGTGATGGCGGACGAGACAGCGTGTCTGGATGCTGTTGGGGCGGCGGCGTTGGAAGCCCATTTCCTGGACCCGGACGCACCGGACCCGGCACGGGGGTGCCCGGTGGGGCAGCTCCCGGCGCACCGGTTCAAAGCCAAGGCCCGCACCTGGCAGGAACGCCACCAGGCCGGGTCCATCGAACAACGCCACGCCAAAGGGGTCGCGGACCGGCGGGTGGAGTTCCGGCCGGACCAGGACGGGATGGCCTGGCTCTCCGCGTACCTGCCCGCGGACCAGGCCCTGGCCGGGTGGAACCGGCTCACGGCGACCGCCCGTGGCATGCAGGGACCGGATGAAGGCCGCACCATGACCCAGCTGCGTGCGGACACCTTCGCCGACGCGATCCTTACCAACGGCACACCAAACGACAGCGACACCCCCGGCAGTGACAGCACCAGCGGCAGCTTTACCGAGGGTGTGAGTGCCGTGGGGGACCGGGTGCAGGCGCCGATCCGGGCGCAGGTGCTGGTCACGGTCCCGGTGTTCTCCCTGCTGGGCCTGACCGACGAGCCGGCGATGCTGGACGGGTACGGTCCCATCCCCCCGTCAATGGCCCGGGCACTCGTCGCCTCCGGTGCGGCGTCGTTCTACCGGGTGCTGGTGGACCCGAGGGACGGGGCACCGCTGGAAATCGGCCGGACAAGCTACCGAGTCACCGGCGCCATGCGGGCCTGGTTGAGGATGCGCGATGGGAAGTGTCCGTTCCCGGGGTGCAGCAACAACTCCCTGGACAACGACGCCGACCACATCCTCGCCTGGCACAAGGGCGGCACCACCGGAATCAGCAACCTGGGACAGCCCTGCCCCAAACACCACAAACTCCGCCACACCACCGGCTGGAAACCCACACCCGCCACGAAAATCGAACCACCCGGCTGGACCTCACCCACCGGCCGCCACTACCAAAGCGAACACCAGGACTGGGAACCACCACGCTGGCCGAATCTCCACAACCGCGTCCAGGCGCAGGAGGAAGGCAGTCCGCTTGGCGCTGTTCCGGATCTCGTGCACTTCCAGCTATCCCCGGCAGAAGATTGGCTGGACCGGGTCCTGCACCCCCCATCCGCCTGA